The following nucleotide sequence is from uncultured Draconibacterium sp..
AACCGATAAACCAAGAATGGCCATAAAAACTAAAATATATCTGCTGATTTTTACCATATTACATTTCTCCTTTTCTAAACCGGTATCCCGAAAACAACAAAACAACTGACAAAAGAATAGTAAACACGATTAACAGCGGAAGGGAAGGAGAATAGGCACTTGCTGCCACTGTTTGAAGATAAATAGGTACAAAGGTTGCAGTTACCAGGATATAGATAAAACGATATTTCCATACCGGCTCTAATACGATTAGTGCGGTTAAAAAATATACTACAAAACCGCATAAAAACCAGGGAGCAGTTGAAATTAAGGCCGATTGAATGATCTCAGCAGGAAAATAAGCTAAACTCATTCCTGTAAAGATCAGAATGAGAACCGTGGAGATTGCAACCTGGCAAAATGTCCCGAACAACATCATCACCAACAATGCCTTGTTTTCGTTGATGGGCAAATGAAAAGTGAGCTTTATTCGTTTATTAATGGTTTCGGGAAAATATTGGGTAAGGGCAATGGCCACTGCTCCGGCAAGGGGAACAAATTTGAATAAACTATATTCGAAAAACTTATTACCCTGGAAAAGGATACTATACCAATAGTTTGCTGCGTTGCTGAATTCAAAATCGTGCTGAACTTTTAGAAATATATTTCCAACCACCAAAACACCAAGTGCAGCGTAAATAATGGCAACCCATCTGATTTTTAGCCATTCTTTGTATATGATCGATTTCCACATTTTGCTAGTATTTTCCGGTTAATCCAATAAATGCATCTTCCAAACCCATTTCTACTTGCCTGAAATTTCTGTAAGCAATTCCATTATTTTTCAAAAAGTTTAAAACCTGGTCTTCCGGTTCGTATGTGTACAATTCCAGCTTGTTATTTACTTTCTCGCTGTTTTCTACAAAATCTTCGTTCGATATATCGATGTCCGGATTTTCCAACTCAAGGTAAAACTGTTTAAACTCCTGCATAAACGATTTTACACTGCGTTGGGCCAATACACGGTTAAAATCCATAATCAGCAGATCGTCGATCAGGCGTTCCATATCCTGAATAATATGAGAGGTGGTGAAAATGGTTTTGTTTTTTTCTTTGGCATATTCGCGCAGGTAGTCGATAAACAGGCGACGATAACCCGGATCGAGACCCATTGAAAAATCGTCGAGGATAAGCAAATCGGGATCCTGCGCCAAAATAAGCCCGAGCGCCACCTGCGAACGCTGCCCGCACGACATGGTGGATATTTTTTGCTTTGGTGAAACCTGAAGTTTCGACAAAA
It contains:
- a CDS encoding ABC transporter ATP-binding protein, with product MNAIECKNLTHYYGKKLVYENLSFNVKEGSILGLLGKNGTGKTTTINILNGFLQPQNGECLIYGENTQNLSPQNKARIGFLIEGHIQYAFMNIHQIEKFYSKFYPKWDNEPYWQLLSKLQVSPKQKISTMSCGQRSQVALGLILAQDPDLLILDDFSMGLDPGYRRLFIDYLREYAKEKNKTIFTTSHIIQDMERLIDDLLIMDFNRVLAQRSVKSFMQEFKQFYLELENPDIDISNEDFVENSEKVNNKLELYTYEPEDQVLNFLKNNGIAYRNFRQVEMGLEDAFIGLTGKY